The DNA segment tgtTTAGTGTTCTGACTCCAATCATGTGTGGTATAGGTTTAAAACGGTTGGTTCTTTGTTACTCTTGGTGAGGAGCTCTTCATGCCCATTAATTAACATCTGTTCCAATTgtccttttttttattattttctctttcctgtgtttttttaaaacaattttttacTTCTTTTTTTCACTTTGAATTGAATTATCCATGGTTCTTCCTTCtctttcttttcttattttttgctttggaattttttaatttttcgttcttttctaaaattattttgaaaatattttttttattttcttattgttTGTTTATTATCTTTAACCACTAGTGGTAAATTGATTTTTGTGATTTAGTTTAAAATTTAAGACTTTAtatgataaattttaaaaattataaggtatttatattttgttcaaTCATGAAATTTCTCGTAATATTCACACATTAATATCTAACATGTTCTAATAAAGATGATAAAACTCAATtctgcaatatatatatatatatatatatatatatatatatatatatatatgactccACAATATTATAGCCAAACAATcaaatttcacaaaaaaataattattcaaatttttatatttttaatacgaGTTTATAAcaatctaaaaaaaaatcaaattgacATTATCTTCTATCTTTCATACTCCTAGATGCAAACAAGCAAGATATTCTAAAAACTATTCCTGCAATTTTTCAATATTGTGTTATAGGAAtctcattttatttattatattaatattttgtttatctacAAAAATGAAGAGGTAATATAGCACGAAAATATAATCTATGTCCAAAATAATGAAACAAAAGACATTTAAAGAAGCACTAAAAAAACCTtccattaaaaatttaaaaaatttaaaaaaacactaCAAAAAATTTAACAGAAGCTCGTtccatattatttttaatttatacatGCACTACCCGgttaaaataataacaaaaatcatttaaaaaaacagaaaagagaaaaaagaaaaaagaaagtaAAAAGAAAAGGGAGACAAAAGTAAGACGTGTCAATCAAAGAGCATGACAAATGTCAATTAAAGGGCATGGGGAGCTTTTCACACCCGGAGTAGCATAGAACCACCTGTTTAAAACTcgttaaaaacaaaaattaattatttacgcgctaaatcattttttttttttttgaatttgactCTTATCACCAGATCAAAAAATTTGACGATGTCGTCAAGTTCTTCACTCTCATATGTGTGTAATATATATACACGTACACACAGTACTCCATATCAAAAACATTTTGTAGCTAGCAAGCCCTAGGAACAGTTGGTGGATTAGATACGTGCAAGTTCTTAAAAAATAATCCTCAAGAGGACCTGATGATTTTTAGGAGGCAGGAAGGACAATCGAAGTTGTAAATAAAATTCTAGAAAAATTATCCCATGATTTGGTCGATTTAATTAGGTCCTTTAATTAATCAAAATTTGATCATCAGCTGATCTTTTTATTtatagtttctttttttttttttttttttttgtattttggcCGAGGCTATTAATTAACAAACTCTCATCATTTGTTaagtacatatatataattaataaattgagtaaaaccgtgtgtatatattattagcTAGCTGGTTCTCTCATATCAACTTGGGACCCCTTCAATATAAAATTGTTGATTTGCTGATGATGCATTAATTAGTTCCTACGCAACATACATAATCATGCAACTCTAATACTCTAGCATTATATTCAAGATTTTCATACAAGACACTTAATTGTGAAATGTGTATTTAATTCTAGTGCAGTGTCCAAATTCGTCTCCTTGGTTCAGCCTATGCGAAGTTCTGACATTTTGGCTAAGctagataaaataatttaattaaaatttgataaaattatattttttgttatcatgtatttttgttttttttattatgatgATCTATGTTATCGTCTTATCGAATTTAACATGTATTTTTCtgatttatgataatttatattatttttcattattaaGAATGCTGATATAACATACATTTATCAACGTTATATCgagaaaaatattaatattgaaAAAAGGGagaaacaaataaattaaagtagATTCAATTAAAAGTGTGAAATTTGACAATACAGATAATTGAaatcgcaaaaaaaaaaaaaaaaaaaaagtccccaaataaaaatagaaaatttccTTGAAAATTATAGAAcacttatatataattataccaTAAAGAAAAAAGGTTCGAGATAATCCTCAAAGTAGACAGCAGAGTAATACTAAATGAAGTAAACCACCAATACATTATCTCAAATGCAATGTCGACGCGGCGATTTTTAATACTCCTCCTCGTATAGGGTTCGGGTGTTTACTTGGGGATGGTAATGGCCTTGTAATTGCAGCTATCCATGGATGTTTCTCAGATGCTTTGAATACAATGACAACTAAAACTTTGAGCATTTGTGAAACACTTAGTTAGCTTAAAGAACAATCATTTACAATATTATCGTTGAATCGGATACTCAGATGGTGATTGAAGTTTTGAAGATTAAGAGCCCTGATATTTCCAGTGTAGATTAAATTATGAAAGAAACTGTAGATTTTTAGCTTTGGATTGTCACTATTGTACTTTTGTTTTTGCTCGTAGATCGGAAAACTAGCTGCTCGTAAGTTAGCTCGAGCAACTGGTTTTTTGTGTGGTCAAGAAAGTCTAGCTACTCCTTTGCcttcttttgtttttgttataGCTGGTTTTGATCTTTAAATTTATAATACTACATTTactttaaaatgaaaaaaagaaaaggaaaaagttCACCAACTTTATGACAAATGccattattatataatttataaaataagaTGATAAatgattatataaaattaaaatattgatatcatcataatataataataaagtgGTACCACTTGTTATATATGCATTAATTCCCGCTGGCTCAATCAAGCCTAGCTATTCCCCAGAATCACTACTTTATTGATTCCAAATTCCCCCCCTTCAATATTTCGTCTCCCAAAACCTAATTCTGCTGAATTGCTCTACTTTTCTGATACAACACTTCTCTCCACCTTCCCCATCCCTCTGTTCATCAGCTTTTGCACGCTCTCGATCGtttctccaaaaaaaaaaaaaactaactaGCTTTCTTCCCTTTTTGCAGAAGCCCATTTCTTGaaaattgttatatatatatcgttTGTATATATAAACGAAGTCAGTTAATCTAATCGAATCGAACAGGGATGGATAGTGGATTCTTGAAATCTGAATTAGTTGAGGATCAGATGGAACTGATGCTGATGGAAATGGATTTCTCCGGGGCGGCGGCGTGTGATCAGATATTGCCTGAGATGCAGGGATTCAACAGTCATCAAGAAAACGACATTGATCATGGCGGCCGAATTCATGTGAATGGTGATTTCGAGAAGTATCACGCTAATTCACCTTCGTTAACGAATAGTATCTCGTTTTCCGGAGCTTCAATCCATCGAGAGCAACCGGAGACGCAGCAGAATTCAGGCGGGGGAAGATGGAAAGTGGAAGAGTACTACTGTTGTGGGGAAACGACGAGGATTAATAATTCGTCCATGGCGGCAATGCGCGAAATGATCTTCAGGATGGCGGCGATGCAGCCGGTTCATATAGACCCGGAGTCCGTCAAGCCTCCGAGGAGGAAGAACGTGAAGATATCGACGGACCCACAAAGCGTGGCGGCGCGTCACCGCCGGGAGAGGATAAGCGAACGGATTAGGATTCTTCAGAGACTGGTTCCTGGTGGGACGAAGATGGATACTGCGTCAATGCTGGATGAAGCCATTCATTACGTCAAGTTCTTGAAAGATCAGGTCCAGTCTCTTGAAAGAGTGGAGTCGAATCGTCCGCCCCCCGCCTCCGCCGGGATGGGATTCCCGGTTCCGATGTCGAGCGGGTGTTACATTCCGGTGGCTGCAAATGGTTACCATCAATATCAGCCATCTCCTGATCACAGTGTGCAGCAGAATTTGACAGATTCTTGATacagtttgattttttttggatttgatgAGACATCAATTTTTTGTTGGTGAATGGTGGAGAGTTCACGTGAATTTTCATAATTTAGTGCCATTTGTGTCATGCATGTCCCTTCTATCGGGGTAAATGCTTGAATCTTGAGTTACATGACAAATTTCTATTTAATGTCTCCCGATTTTTCGTGTCCTATTTTTTGTCCGAATTATCTCGTACATGACAAATTTCTATTAGAAATAGAAACCCATTATTTAATGGGGTAGTTACCAAAAAATTATCTCGTAAGTTGTTCTTTTTTGTAGCGTGCAAGTCGTATGTGCAATGGtgtcacaaatatatatatctttctCACACATGTTTATGAGTCTCGGTCTCATGTGCAATGGTGTCACGAATTTATATATCTCTCACATATGTTTATCGGTGGTCTTTACAAACAGTGAAAACTAAttgatatttttgacataaaaataatattttttattcaaatcaacATTGATTGCACAATATATTTTTGAagtaaaacattttttttactcAAATCAGAATATCacacaatattttttataacacAACTAACAAAATATGATatgtttgaaaaataatatttaagatacaaagagtaaatttttttattgggcaaataattttcattaaattagcaaataattttatttattgtcgATTCAAGCAGCAACCAAGAGACTAGAGGAGCTTGATCCAGATGGAGTTATGGCATCGGAAATTCAAGCTTTACTTGACTTCTCAGGATTTATATATCTCTTAATTCCGAGCATATGAGGAGAAAAGTAAATGGGAGCATCCCATCGACTTGCTAGAGAAGCAAGCACACCAAAATGGAAATAGGCCAGGTACCTACTAGGATGAATTTGATTATTTATCCTCTTTTATTATGTCATAAATTATTTGGTTTGATTTATATATCATAAATTAtactattttaatttaaagttgATGCGATTATCATAAAATGACTACTCGGGGGCGAGTAATACTCCCGGACGGAAAAGATAGGTGAATATATTTGAGAGAGTGAGTCCTCCCTAATTATCCAACCCTCCCTTAGCTTTTATAATAGCCCGCTTGGGTCTTCAATGATTACTGGGTATGGGCTAACTGACGGCTTTTAGGGTGATGGGACGGCCATCACGTGTGATTTAGACATTCCGTAATTTAAGGAAAGAGCTCACTCCGTTGGAGCGTGGTCCATAATGATTTGGTCGGGGATTTGATCCTGACACACTCTAAGCAGACGTGGCTGTTTCCTGGCCTTGAGAataaagaaaacttgggccccCCCCCCCAGCTTTGCTTTCTTTTGCTCTTACCCGGGTTCTCCCCAGACCTCCCGAGTTCTCCTGAGTGCTTAGACTCCCTGGGTTATATCATCATCCGAGGTACTCCTAGCACCCGAGGGTATATCCACCCGAGGTATCCTACTAGGATATCACCACACTAtctaaagatagtcgggctaggacctgctccgctgttCCGACCACCCGGGTTGTAGGGTATCACCCGAGGGTATGGCCACCCGGGATATCCTACTAGGATATCACCACACtccctaaagatagtcgggctaggacctgctccgtTGTCCCGACCACCCGGGTTGTAGGGTATCACCCGGGGGTATGGCCACCCGGGGTATCCTACCATTGCTCTGCGGGTATGCTACGGAGGTGAATGTCTGCTTTATCTTCATCTCTGTGCACCAATCCTTCATTTTCTTTCCCTAGAATTGCCTCTCATTGTCCGAGATGAGCTTCCGGGGCAAGCCGAATCGGCAGAAAATGCTCTTTCAAATAAATCCCAACACCGCTTCTTCAGTGATTCTTGCCAAAGGTTCAGCCTCTACCCACTTAGAGAAATAATCCACCGCTACTAGTAAGAACTTCTTCTGTCTGGGGCCCGTGGGGAACGGTCCCACGATGTCCATGCCCCACTGATCAAAAGGGCAAGAGGCCCACACCGTCTGTAACTCTGTTGCTGGTTTACGAGAGAAGTTCCCAAACCTTTGGCAACCTTCACACGTTTTGACTACCTGCCGGGCATCCTACTGCAGGGTGGGCCACCAGTATCCTGCTAACAAGGTACGCCGGGCCAAGCTCAGAACCCCTCCGTGATCTTCGCAGCAGCCTTCATGTATTTCCTAAAGTACATAACCCACTTCTTCCCGGGCTAGGCACCTTAGCAAGGGACCCTGAAAAGATCGCCGGTACAATTTTTCGTTAACCAGGGTAAATCGAGTTACCTGCCTCTTGAGCTTCCGGGCATGTGCCTCATCCTCAGGAAGGATCCCCGTTTGAAGGTACTTGGTGAGGGGAGTCATCCAGGATTCCTCCTCGGTCTCTTCTGCTTTTCCTTTTATGGCCATCACCGATCTGGACTGCTGTATCACCTCCCGGCTATCAATACTAGTCAGAGATGATGCCATCCGGGCTAGGGCGTCCGCCTCAGTATTATGCTCCCTAGGAATTTGTTCAATGCTCCAGCTAGAGAATTCCCCTCCCTGCTGCTTGATAAGCCCCACATACTCTTGTAATCTCTTCTCCCTGATGCTAAAGGCCCCCTGAACTGGCTTCACTACCAGTTGAGAATCCGAATACACAATTACGTGCTCTGCTCCTGCCTCCCGGGCCAACTTCAAACCTGAGACTACCGcctctgtagtgacccgcaccgtgatcacctactaatcagaacttaaacatgcaattaattaataaaataatcttaatcagagaaactgcggaattaaagtaagtcaaataccaggtaagcaaaacctagtggtcaaccccgctatccagccttggtcgccacctaacctccctgtctccgggagaactacctgcatctgccccatggaatagggcatccagccaacagaaagtaaccggaagtgagcctaacatgctcagtacgagagtatgagtatacagtgttatgtgtgcatgtatgcaagtgaactgggtaccaagactttCAGGttaagaaacaagctcatagaccgggccgagggtatatagcacgctgcgccgtcgcatcaggaggtggctcatatacccagtggataatggtgacctgatactagtacatgtgtccaaccataaatgtgacctgacacaagacttacgtatccaaccatccacaaactcgtagggtgagcaccatactacaggatacctctaaggtaaaagctcaatatgctcatgtatgcaacatacagtcatgacatgctgtatataaaggcatataaaacatgcaatcacataatccatgcaaacacataatacatgtatactcaatctggatatctcgaataatactttcgtacctttctaaggcagatcctagaagccccccctctaggtccaagcctaccatgcagcactacagcataaataaccatgcattacctagcatgccaaacatcacctactaggctctaaaagccttaattaaactatagtctactccctatttactatagggaaccaaagccataccttcgtacgtcgtcagcccgctgatgttgcATGCCCCAGaacctgggcatagcctagctacgactcctagatgcctcgctagagctccgccgcctggctgctactgcggacactttccgctataaaataaactatttcctactccaactcttaaagaaagagtcccgaagcccttaaatagagcgattaccgggagaggagaggaaaaattgcacttaaaaatgagggattctgacccctatttataggccacgatcg comes from the Henckelia pumila isolate YLH828 chromosome 1, ASM3356847v2, whole genome shotgun sequence genome and includes:
- the LOC140876217 gene encoding uncharacterized protein, whose product is MDSGFLKSELVEDQMELMLMEMDFSGAAACDQILPEMQGFNSHQENDIDHGGRIHVNGDFEKYHANSPSLTNSISFSGASIHREQPETQQNSGGGRWKVEEYYCCGETTRINNSSMAAMREMIFRMAAMQPVHIDPESVKPPRRKNVKISTDPQSVAARHRRERISERIRILQRLVPGGTKMDTASMLDEAIHYVKFLKDQVQSLERVESNRPPPASAGMGFPVPMSSGCYIPVAANGYHQYQPSPDHSVQQNLTDS